The Vibrio toranzoniae sequence CTTACCTTTGTCACTTTTATCTCTGATACAAACAGCTCGCATGAATCATAATATCTCTATTAATAAGCACTCTATAAATAAACTCGAGATTAATAAAAGCTCACACCTTAACTCCCGGCAGTCTTTTGGCTTTCTATCTCACCACATTTTTTAAAATCTGGTTTACTTATTAAGCAACCTTCAAAAACTATCTTTAAATTTTATTCGCTTAAAATTAAAACACTGTTTATATTAAACAAGCACTTGCAAGCAGGTTAAGGATAGCTATGAGCATTTCTGGAGACAAAACATCGGTCGTTGTAGCTGGCGCTACAGGGCTAATCGGCCGTCATGTAATGAGCTTGCTCATCGATGAACCCGCGGTTGACCATATCTATGCCTTATCCCGAAGAGCATTAGATTCACAGTATAACTCCGACAAACTTCACACACTCATTCACAGTGATCTGCAAGTCACGAGTTGGGACGATACCAAAGCAACGCCTAATCTCGGGGTTATCTGCTTAGGTACAACCAAGAAAAAGGCAGGTTCAAAAGAAGCACTACGCAAAGTCGATGTTGAACTTGTCAGCCAAGTAGCCCAATCCATGAAGTTTCTCGGCGTCCAACGAGTTGCAGTGGTGTCAAGTTACGGCGCGTCGCCAGATTCTTATTCACATTACCTTCGCTGCAAAGGGCAAATGGAGCAAAACCTAAAACGTATCGGTTTCAAACAACTTTTTATAGCGCGCCCGGGGCCACTGATTGGTGATAGAGATGAACCAAGGGCCGATGAAAAACTCCTACACAGTGTCTTTCCTCTGCTGTTGCCATTGATGTTTGGCAAATTCAAAAACCTTCGCCCGATTCAATCAAAAGATGTGGCACAAACCATGTTGTTCCGATTATTCGATAATAACTTCCAAAATGTCGAAATTTATTCTTCAAGTGACATGCTCAATTTATTAGCAAAATATCGCTAAAAAGCTCATCTATTAATCACAATGTTGGATATCCATGCTCCCTAATGTGTGGATATTACTTATCGTTCTAATAAATTACTTTTCCTTATTTTACGTTTTGTTACAGAACGTTATCTTACCCTGCAGTATTCGCGCTAATACCTTAGCGCTCTATTAATTTGAAGTTATTCATAAGGAAATTAAATGTCATTCCCAGCTATCGCTGCCCTAGCGATATTCATTGGTATTCTCTTCTTTCTATATGGACAGCAGAAAAAAGAAAACACTCTTTCTCGACTTGTTTTACTCGGCTTAGTTTTTGGTAGTGTATTCGGCTTAGGCCTACAGCTGTTATTTGGTGAAGGTAACCCTATCATCAAAGAGACGTTAGACTGGGTAAATATTGTTGGTCGTGGCTACGTTGGCCTACTAAAAATGGTGATCATGCCGTTAGTATTGGTATCAATGATTGCCGCTGTTGTGAAGCTTGAAAAAGGCGGTTCACTCGGTAAAATTTCTAGCATCACAATTTCAGTATTGTTAGCAACAACTGCGATTTCTGCAATCGTTGGTATCGCAGTGACTCAAGCATTTGGGCTTTCAGCGGAAGGCTTGACTGAAGGTGCTCGTGAAACTGCACGTATTGCAACATTAGAAAGTCGCATTGGCAGTGTAGCTGATCTGACGATTCCACAAATGCTGGTTAGTTTCATTCCAACAAATCCATTTGCAGACTTAACGGGCGCTCGATCTACTTCTATTATCGCGGTAGTTATCTTTGGTGTGCTAACCGGTATTGCAGCACGTAAAGTGATGGCAGAGAAAGAAGAGCTAGAATCACCAATCCGTACATTTGTTGAAGCGGCTCAGTCTATCGTTATGCGTTTAGTTAAGATGATCATGGCGCTAACGCCTTACGGCATCGCAGCGTTAATGGCGAAGGTTGTTGCAACGTCTAGCGCGTCTGACATTCTAAGCCTACTAGGTTTCATCGTAGCGTCTTACGTAGCGATCCTATTGATGTTCGTGGTTCACGGCGTGTTAGTTTCTTTTGTTGGTGTCAACCCGAAAGAGTACTTCCAAAAAATTTGGCCTGTACTGACTTTTGCTTTCACATCGCGTAGCTCTGCTGCATCGATCCCACTGAACGTAGAAGCTCAAATTACTAAGCTAAACGTACCACCAGCGATTGCAAACCTATCTGCGTCTTTTGGTGCAACGATTGGTCAGAATGGCTGTGCAGGCATCTACCCTGCAATGCTAGCAGTCATGGTTGCGCCAACAGTCGGCATCAACCCAATGGATATCAACTTCATTCTGTCTCTGGTTGCGATTATCACAGTAAGCTCATTCGGTATTGCCGGTGTGGGCGGCGGTGCTACTTTCGCGGCACTTATCGTACTGCCAGCGATGGGCCTTCCGGTAACTATCGCAGCATTGCTTATCTCTATCGAACCACTTATCGATATGGCACGTACGGCACTTAACGTTTCAGGTGCGATGACGGCAGGTACCATTACAAGTCGTCTATTGGGTAAGAAAGACAAAAAACAGGATTTAGAACAAGCGAGCGCTTAATAAATGACTGTCTGACTCTCCACTCTGAAACAGAATAAATAAAAAGACCGATGTTCGTACATCGGTTTTTTATTTCCCCCTACTGCTTAGTAAGCATAATTTCCTACCTAGT is a genomic window containing:
- a CDS encoding NAD-dependent epimerase/dehydratase family protein yields the protein MSISGDKTSVVVAGATGLIGRHVMSLLIDEPAVDHIYALSRRALDSQYNSDKLHTLIHSDLQVTSWDDTKATPNLGVICLGTTKKKAGSKEALRKVDVELVSQVAQSMKFLGVQRVAVVSSYGASPDSYSHYLRCKGQMEQNLKRIGFKQLFIARPGPLIGDRDEPRADEKLLHSVFPLLLPLMFGKFKNLRPIQSKDVAQTMLFRLFDNNFQNVEIYSSSDMLNLLAKYR
- a CDS encoding L-cystine transporter, which encodes MSFPAIAALAIFIGILFFLYGQQKKENTLSRLVLLGLVFGSVFGLGLQLLFGEGNPIIKETLDWVNIVGRGYVGLLKMVIMPLVLVSMIAAVVKLEKGGSLGKISSITISVLLATTAISAIVGIAVTQAFGLSAEGLTEGARETARIATLESRIGSVADLTIPQMLVSFIPTNPFADLTGARSTSIIAVVIFGVLTGIAARKVMAEKEELESPIRTFVEAAQSIVMRLVKMIMALTPYGIAALMAKVVATSSASDILSLLGFIVASYVAILLMFVVHGVLVSFVGVNPKEYFQKIWPVLTFAFTSRSSAASIPLNVEAQITKLNVPPAIANLSASFGATIGQNGCAGIYPAMLAVMVAPTVGINPMDINFILSLVAIITVSSFGIAGVGGGATFAALIVLPAMGLPVTIAALLISIEPLIDMARTALNVSGAMTAGTITSRLLGKKDKKQDLEQASA